From the Leifsonia sp. AG29 genome, one window contains:
- a CDS encoding peptidoglycan D,D-transpeptidase FtsI family protein produces the protein MIAKKTLRRRTAMTVLAVAASVGILGAKLVDIQVVRADELQHDSVRAKEVSTPLLGNRGDIVDANGTVLATTIYKYTAAASPSDAIAGGRAKMLEAAAKIGAITGQGGDAVAALIDGALKADPKSKYVLIKSGMDVGTFDRLDKLPYPWLTFSKVQARSYPNGAVAGNLLGFLSSGGDAGLEESENGCLAGRNGVETYQRGADGVAIPGSTVVQKEAKDGGTLKLTIDGDLQWFAEQTLAQQVGATGSKFGFVTVAEAKTGKIKAIAQWPALDPNDISSTDPGYWGLLPFTTPYEPGSTFKALTASMLIDQGKATPASPVLAPYEWKSGKGADLHDSGYHAPLPLTLTGVLMMSSNTGMSQLGRALSDQTRYDFLKKFGIGEATGLPYPGQSSGILNPVSEWDDQTKYATMFGQGVSATQLQMVDAYQALANGGTRIPLSLVEGCQQPDGTVTGVPKPTPVPVISSQAAATTLGMMESVVTKGELAKQLQIPGYRVAAKTGTAQQPDGKGGYLPSYYVSVMGVAPVDDPQYVVSVNLGYPTTITSSAAAAPLFHTIMSQVLKTYRVKPSTSSPADYPPYY, from the coding sequence ATGATCGCCAAGAAGACGCTGCGGCGGCGGACGGCCATGACCGTGCTGGCGGTCGCCGCGAGCGTCGGCATCCTCGGTGCGAAACTCGTCGACATCCAGGTGGTCCGCGCCGATGAGCTCCAGCACGACTCCGTGCGCGCCAAGGAGGTCTCGACGCCGCTGCTCGGTAACCGCGGCGACATCGTCGACGCGAACGGCACGGTGCTCGCCACGACGATCTACAAGTACACGGCGGCGGCGTCCCCGTCCGACGCGATCGCCGGTGGTCGCGCGAAGATGCTGGAGGCCGCCGCGAAGATCGGCGCGATCACCGGCCAGGGCGGCGATGCCGTCGCGGCGCTGATCGACGGGGCGCTCAAGGCCGACCCGAAGTCGAAGTACGTCCTCATCAAGTCGGGCATGGACGTCGGCACGTTCGACAGGCTCGACAAGCTGCCGTACCCGTGGCTGACCTTCAGCAAGGTGCAGGCGCGGAGCTATCCCAACGGAGCCGTCGCGGGGAACCTGCTGGGCTTCCTCTCCTCGGGCGGCGATGCCGGCCTCGAGGAGAGCGAGAACGGCTGCCTGGCGGGCCGGAACGGCGTCGAGACGTACCAGCGCGGAGCCGACGGCGTCGCCATCCCCGGCAGCACCGTCGTCCAGAAGGAGGCGAAGGACGGCGGCACGCTGAAGCTGACGATCGACGGCGACCTCCAGTGGTTCGCCGAGCAGACCCTCGCCCAGCAGGTGGGCGCGACGGGCTCGAAGTTCGGCTTCGTGACGGTGGCGGAGGCCAAGACGGGGAAGATCAAGGCGATCGCGCAGTGGCCCGCCCTCGACCCGAACGACATCTCGTCGACCGATCCGGGCTACTGGGGCCTCCTGCCGTTCACGACGCCCTACGAGCCGGGCTCCACGTTCAAGGCGCTCACCGCCTCCATGCTCATCGACCAGGGCAAGGCGACACCGGCCTCGCCGGTCCTCGCGCCGTACGAGTGGAAGTCCGGCAAGGGCGCCGACCTGCACGACTCGGGCTACCACGCACCGCTGCCGCTCACCCTGACCGGGGTGCTCATGATGTCGTCCAACACCGGCATGTCGCAGCTGGGCCGCGCGCTGAGCGACCAGACGAGGTACGACTTCCTGAAGAAGTTCGGCATCGGCGAGGCGACCGGCCTGCCGTATCCGGGTCAGTCCTCGGGCATCCTCAACCCCGTCTCCGAGTGGGACGACCAGACCAAGTACGCCACGATGTTCGGGCAGGGCGTCTCGGCCACCCAGCTCCAGATGGTCGACGCGTACCAGGCGCTGGCCAACGGGGGCACCCGTATCCCGCTCAGCCTCGTCGAGGGGTGCCAGCAGCCGGACGGCACCGTGACCGGGGTCCCCAAGCCGACTCCGGTGCCGGTGATCTCGTCGCAGGCCGCCGCCACGACACTCGGGATGATGGAGTCCGTGGTGACGAAGGGGGAGCTCGCGAAACAGCTCCAGATCCCCGGTTACCGCGTCGCGGCGAAGACCGGAACGGCCCAGCAGCCGGACGGCAAAGGCGGGTATCTGCCCTCCTACTACGTGTCCGTGATGGGCGTCGCCCCGGTCGACGACCCCCAGTACGTCGTTTCGGTCAACCTCGGATACCCGACTACCATTACTTCGTCGGCAGCCGCCGCTCCGCTGTTCCACACGATCATGAGCCAGGTGCTGAAGACGTACCGGGTGAAGCCTTCGACGTCGAGCCCGGCGGACTATCCGCCCTACTACTGA
- the rsmH gene encoding 16S rRNA (cytosine(1402)-N(4))-methyltransferase RsmH has protein sequence MTDDIHTPVLLERCIELLAPALRRPGAVFVDATLGMGGHSAGVLERFPEAVLVGLDRDPEALAIAGERLARFGERVHLVHTVYDGIREALDDLGFAEADGVLFDLGVSSLQLDRVERGFSYSKDAPLDMRMDSTSELTAEVVLAEYSEAELRRIFRDYGEEKLASRYARRIVEARQHEPLTRSAQLVDLIAKATPAAAQRQGHPAKRVFQALRIEVNQELAVLERAIPAAIDALAVGGRIVVESYQSLEDRIVKRELARRSSSTAPAGLPVELPEHKPELTLLIRGAELADDEEKARNPRATPVRLRAAERVRRAS, from the coding sequence ATGACCGACGACATCCACACCCCGGTGCTCCTCGAGCGCTGCATCGAGTTGCTCGCCCCCGCCCTCCGGCGTCCCGGCGCCGTCTTCGTCGACGCCACTCTCGGCATGGGCGGTCACTCGGCCGGCGTCCTCGAGCGCTTCCCGGAGGCGGTGCTCGTGGGCCTCGACCGCGACCCCGAGGCCCTGGCGATCGCGGGGGAGCGGCTGGCGCGCTTCGGCGAGCGGGTGCACCTCGTCCACACCGTGTACGACGGCATCCGGGAGGCGCTCGACGACCTCGGCTTCGCCGAGGCGGACGGTGTGCTGTTCGACCTCGGCGTCTCCTCCCTCCAGCTCGACCGGGTGGAGCGGGGGTTCTCCTACTCGAAGGACGCCCCGCTCGACATGCGCATGGACAGCACGAGCGAGCTCACCGCCGAGGTGGTCCTCGCCGAGTACTCCGAAGCCGAGCTGCGCCGGATCTTCCGCGACTACGGCGAGGAGAAGCTCGCCTCGCGCTACGCCCGGCGCATCGTGGAGGCGCGCCAGCACGAACCGCTGACCCGCTCCGCACAGCTCGTCGACCTCATCGCTAAGGCGACGCCCGCGGCGGCTCAGCGGCAGGGTCACCCGGCGAAGCGCGTGTTCCAGGCACTGCGCATCGAGGTGAACCAGGAGCTCGCGGTTCTGGAGCGGGCCATCCCCGCAGCGATCGATGCCCTCGCCGTCGGGGGCCGCATCGTCGTGGAGTCCTACCAGTCGCTCGAAGACCGCATCGTGAAGCGGGAACTGGCGCGGCGATCGAGTTCCACGGCACCCGCCGGACTCCCGGTGGAACTCCCCGAGCACAAGCCGGAACTGACCCTGCTGATCAGGGGCGCCGAGCTGGCCGATGACGAAGAGAAGGCGCGCAACCCGCGCGCGACCCCGGTACGCCTGCGTGCCGCCGAACGAGTGAGGAGGGCCTCGTGA
- the mraZ gene encoding division/cell wall cluster transcriptional repressor MraZ, giving the protein MFLGTHSPKLDDKGRIILPAKFRDELASGLVLTRGQEHCVYVFSQREFEALHEKIRQAPVTSKQARDYLRVFLSGASAEVPDKQNRVTIPPTLRSYAGLDRDLVVIGAGSRAEIWDAQAWETYLAEQEATFATTEEEVIPGLF; this is encoded by the coding sequence ATGTTCCTCGGTACCCATTCGCCCAAGCTCGACGACAAGGGGCGCATCATCCTGCCGGCCAAATTCCGGGATGAGCTCGCCTCCGGCCTCGTCCTCACCCGCGGCCAGGAGCACTGCGTCTACGTCTTCTCCCAGCGCGAGTTCGAAGCACTGCACGAGAAGATCCGGCAGGCGCCGGTGACGAGCAAGCAGGCCCGCGACTACCTGCGCGTGTTCCTCTCGGGGGCGAGCGCGGAGGTCCCGGACAAGCAGAACCGGGTGACCATCCCGCCGACGCTGCGCTCGTACGCGGGACTGGATCGCGACCTCGTCGTGATCGGCGCGGGCAGCCGCGCGGAGATCTGGGACGCACAGGCCTGGGAGACCTACCTGGCGGAGCAGGAGGCCACGTTCGCCACGACGGAGGAGGAGGTGATCCCGGGATTGTTCTAG
- a CDS encoding DUF3040 domain-containing protein: MPLSEHEQRLLEEMERSLYQNDADFVAKVGGKRARPAYRSIVLGILLAVVGVGVLVTGVLVQQPLVGILGFVVMFVGVLVAIAPGKRVAVDPDAPQGRTKAGRGPSGFMDRMNDRWDKRNDDQQS, from the coding sequence ATGCCGCTTTCGGAACATGAGCAGCGCCTCCTCGAAGAGATGGAGCGCAGCCTCTATCAGAACGACGCAGACTTCGTCGCGAAGGTCGGAGGCAAGCGGGCGCGGCCCGCGTATCGCTCGATCGTGCTGGGCATCCTGCTCGCCGTCGTGGGCGTCGGCGTGCTCGTGACCGGCGTGCTCGTCCAGCAGCCGCTCGTAGGCATCCTCGGATTCGTGGTCATGTTCGTCGGGGTGCTCGTCGCGATCGCTCCCGGCAAGCGGGTCGCGGTCGACCCGGATGCGCCCCAGGGGCGCACCAAGGCGGGTCGCGGACCGTCCGGGTTCATGGACCGCATGAACGACCGGTGGGACAAGCGCAACGACGACCAGCAGAGCTGA
- a CDS encoding polyprenyl synthetase family protein, which produces MSESIRFVDLIQSRIDGFFDARASILVSIADELSPVAAFSREFLSGGKRFRALFCFWGWQAVRSDDDAEDQPVVAGGPLDAVVSAASALELFHAAALVHDDLIDNSDTRRGAPSAHRRFERLHGDEAWRGSGEQFGLGAATLLGDLLLILSDELFDEGLAQVVSPAARRAARAEFNRMRLEVTAGQYLDIFEEIGWAARPDAEQLQQAERVIVYKSAKYSIESPLLIGASLAGASPAQLEALRGFGLPLGVAYQLRDDLLGVFGDAAVTGKPSGDDLREGKRTVLIALTREALPSGARAALDELLGDPDLTPEQIRTMQATIRDSGAVDRVERMIEENVERALAALDRAPIGASAKAQLRSLAVTVTRRAA; this is translated from the coding sequence GTGTCTGAAAGCATCCGATTCGTCGACCTCATCCAGTCCAGAATCGATGGATTCTTCGATGCGCGTGCCTCCATTCTCGTCTCGATAGCAGACGAACTCTCGCCTGTGGCGGCTTTCTCAAGGGAATTTCTCAGCGGCGGCAAGCGATTCCGCGCCCTCTTCTGCTTCTGGGGCTGGCAGGCCGTGCGGAGCGACGACGACGCCGAGGACCAGCCCGTGGTGGCGGGCGGACCGCTCGACGCCGTGGTCTCGGCGGCGAGCGCGCTCGAGCTCTTCCACGCTGCGGCACTCGTGCACGACGACCTCATCGACAACTCGGACACCCGCCGCGGCGCCCCGTCGGCGCATCGCCGCTTCGAGCGGTTGCACGGAGACGAGGCCTGGCGGGGCTCCGGCGAGCAGTTCGGCCTCGGAGCCGCGACCCTCCTCGGCGACCTGCTCCTCATCCTCAGCGACGAGCTGTTCGACGAGGGGCTCGCCCAGGTCGTCAGCCCGGCCGCCCGGCGCGCGGCGCGGGCCGAGTTCAACCGCATGCGCCTGGAGGTGACGGCCGGCCAGTACCTCGACATCTTCGAGGAGATCGGGTGGGCCGCGCGCCCGGACGCGGAGCAGCTCCAGCAAGCGGAGCGCGTGATCGTCTACAAGTCGGCCAAGTACTCCATCGAGTCGCCCCTCCTGATCGGTGCGAGCCTCGCCGGGGCGAGCCCGGCGCAGCTCGAGGCCCTGCGCGGGTTCGGGCTCCCGCTCGGCGTCGCCTATCAGCTGCGGGACGACCTGCTCGGCGTCTTCGGGGACGCGGCGGTCACCGGCAAGCCCAGCGGAGACGATCTGCGCGAGGGGAAGCGCACCGTGCTGATCGCGCTCACGCGGGAGGCGCTCCCCTCCGGCGCGCGCGCCGCGCTCGACGAGCTGCTGGGCGATCCGGACCTCACCCCCGAGCAGATCCGCACGATGCAGGCGACGATCCGGGACTCCGGCGCCGTCGACCGCGTCGAGCGGATGATCGAGGAGAACGTGGAGCGCGCGCTCGCGGCACTGGACCGGGCGCCGATCGGCGCATCGGCCAAGGCGCAGCTGCGCTCGCTCGCGGTGACGGTCACCCGGCGCGCTGCCTGA
- a CDS encoding Rv2175c family DNA-binding protein, with product MSDHLQTTTKWLTVPDLVDLLGLSVSRVRRLIEDKHLGAKRVDGVLKVPAVFLKDGQPLSELRGTLVVLADSGFDDEEAVDWLLAEEESLGTAPIEALRAGRKAEVRRVAQALA from the coding sequence GTGAGCGACCACCTCCAGACCACCACCAAGTGGCTGACCGTCCCCGACCTCGTCGACCTCCTCGGCCTCAGCGTCAGCCGCGTCCGCCGTCTCATCGAGGACAAGCACCTCGGAGCCAAACGCGTCGACGGCGTGCTGAAGGTCCCCGCCGTCTTCCTCAAGGACGGGCAGCCGCTGAGCGAGCTGCGCGGGACCCTCGTCGTCCTCGCCGATTCCGGGTTCGACGACGAGGAGGCCGTCGACTGGCTCCTGGCCGAGGAGGAGAGCCTCGGCACCGCGCCCATCGAGGCGCTGCGCGCCGGCCGCAAGGCCGAGGTCCGGAGGGTGGCGCAGGCGCTCGCCTGA